The sequence GTTTACTTAACACATTTTTGAGGTCTTGATAACCTAAAAGGTTAACAAAAGATTTTTACCTTTTCCAAATTAAGAGATTTCTCCAGTGACTTTTCGATGCTTTTCGGCTCTTCCTTTTCTTCGATTGCGGGTATGATTTCGGTGTCTTCTGTGGGCGGTAGGATGCGCAGCGTCATCTCATGCGCCGTGGGGTTTGTCAGCTTCAGTAGCAAGGCGGACGTCTGACCCGGCTTCACACTCTCGTGAGATATTATCTTTACTTCTGGCACGTGGTAACTGGAAATATGTACATATATCTTTTTAATTATTgagagataggcttgcgcttgatgaATTCGTGCctgagaaacagagcaatgatCAGGTCTAGTTGCCTAGaaaatgtctattcactcttgccttgaaggcaTTCAAGTTTTCGCGGTGTCGATTATAAGTAGGTCCTCCTTTATCAAGCGACTTGGCTAAAACCACAGTATAATTAGCAAAACCAAAAAAGCGTCCAGATTTTGAGGACAGGTTACAAAGTAGGTTATAAGGTGGGGTCCAAAACACTCCCCTGGGGGACACAGTATTAGAAAATTCACTGATAGCATTGCTAATTTTAACACATTGCTGTCTATTCTTAAGGTAACTTTGAACCAATATAAAGTAATACCCCTAACACCCATGTTCGAGTCTGTCAAGCAAGATAGGGATTGATACAATATCAAAGGCCTTTTATAAGTCAAGGAATGTATACTCACAATGCGAGCAGTTCAATTTTAAACTTGATGGAGCCGGGGTTGTACTCGGGCTTGGTGAGGTTGTGGTCGCAGGCGCGGCAACGCTGGCTGCGCTTCACGCTCAGCGGCCGCGCGACTGGGTGTAGCCGCGACACGCTTGTTGGTTGCCATTCAGGTGAAGCCAGACGTTGGGCCATTGTTGTTACTGAAGTAAGCATAAATTGATTAGTTTTTGAACTCGAAAATGAATTAATACGGTATTTAACATCAAGCGAGAAAaaatgtattgtattgtataatggTTGAAGACAAAGCGTTAGGAAACGAAAATGACATAAAACACTTATGTCCAACAGCAAATGCCAATTTACTGTGATTAAATTGGTGCTGAGGAAGAGCTAAACTACTAGACACCCCTGCTATGTTACCAGGGAGTTGTTCCCTGTCACTACTCACCCTGCTTCAAGTTGACCTCCTTCAGATGATAGTCCTCCGGTAACTCCTCAACTTCAGCACTGGCCACGCTGGGCACGAAATTGGCGATAGCTGAGGAAGAGCTTTCGCTGGACGGCAGCCCTGCTATGTTGCGAGCCATCGCACCAGTCAAACCTGTTTTATCCTGAAACATGAATACTACTTAAATAATGTTGTTTAGGCCACTTCAACCTTTTTTCAGGCGAATGGAGAATGGGTTGTTCCTCTCTGCAGTTAGATACTTACAGTGAGAGTGATGTATTTCCCTCTGATGGCGAACTTCTTCCGCTCTCTATCCAGTTTCTCCTGTTTCTCCTGCTGCGCTATAGCTTTGTAGTAGTCAAGGAGCTGGTTGATGCGTGCTGAGAATGGGTTGTTCCTTTCTGGCCAACCTCCTGAAgctaatgaattaaaaatttcaaagtcAAGTCTAGTCAAAGCAAAAATGCATGTAAAAACACaatatacaaaattttgattttttaacaagCTGTTACCAGTTACATTATGTCTTTACATACTATACATCCAATTTCTTATCCAGTTTAGCTATGCCGATGGCTCTCCAAGACTCTCTCGAACTTCaaccatagctctctccatcacccactTAGTGTCTCTGAGTGTTCTTATCACactaacaaagtcaaagtcaaagtcaaatcaagtcaaaatcaaatgatttattcaaaataggtaatactcTTTTAACGTACTTGTATTTacttaaatactaatattataaagtcgaaagtttgtatgcgtgtgtgtgtgttctctttcacgcaaaaactactggatagatttggatgaaatttggaatgaagaaagattataccttggattaacacataggctactttttatcccgtaaaatccatgattcccacgggactttttaaCAACACGGACAAAGTCATGGCCATCATCTATactacacgacaggtcgagatggcaatcgggttatgatgCGCGGAACTGCtgcgcacatccgcacgtcgtCCGCGCTCTCCCGCACATATATGTAGTTGTTTTAGAAATCCTTACCAACAGGTTGGTCAGGGATTCCAACGTCACGCGACGTCCAGCGGCAGTTGAAACACGACAGATAATACATCTTCTTGGCCTGCTTGTTCTCCACCTTGGCGTCCCCAGCCGCCGGGTCCGGCCGTGGCTGCGCGAAGGTGGCCCGCGTCGACAGGGTGTGGAAGCAGCTGGGGCAGTCGAAGCAACTGCTGCAGCGGTTCTTCTTCAGCCTCGCTTCCGATGATGGCATATTCTCCAGACAGTTTGCACAGTAGTGGGAGTCAACCTGAAAGAAAATGAAACATGTGTGcattcattataatataaaagtttattatatAAATGTTTCATTTATAACCATTGACTTAAATATACACTTGACTATCTGCCACGATAGTGAGGGTAtataattttgatataattttttttcaaatttttaatttaatatattaattagatttagtTAATGTAAGGTTCAGTCTAGTGAATTAGGACAATTTCCTGTAATgctaaaaaaataactaaaaaaataataatataatacttcaTTTGagcagggccattgaacaaacaaaatggcactgactcagtgcaacctcagtgacatctggatttcaaatgggtcgttcattagtatctaagaggtggcgcagatttatttggttccaaaaccgtgagaaattttgttcgcttaggcatatcttgtcattcatATCGATGtttataacataaataaaagaaGCAACTGACTGAGTGAAACATCAATGTACAGCTTCAAAGGTTAGGTTTAGGAACTTGAAATTGTTCGTAAAGGTTCTTTCCATAACATAGAACCCCGCTCAGAAAAGAGTTTTAAGAAATTCTTATCAAGCGAAGCCtcggcgggtcagctagtcctaAATAACAATGAATGTACAGCAAAGGTAGGTCATGTAtaatttagaaaattgtacCAATTGGACGTCTTTATATGACTTTAAGGACATTGAATGAACATTATAGACATCTCTAAGTTAATAGACCAAGTTTCTAAGCATAGTTTCTGGATAAGTAAAGAAATAACAGTAAAAAGCTTACTTCATGGCAGATGCAGAATCCGCATCGTATTTTCAAGCAGTGCCGGCAGAAATATAGATTCGTTATTGGTTTCAACTGGCCGCAAGAGCAAACATATTTCACATAATCTGGTTGAGTTAAATACGCCATGGTTTGGAGATTTTATTCCATTTAAAACACAGATTTAAAatcctgaaataaataaaactgtgaaATCGAAATGTTGACTCACTGACACTGACAAATGACAGCAGTCAGCACATGACATGACAGGCAGACGGTGAcagcatttttttaaactggttttacggctctggatgGTGACAGCAACTGCTTGTTAGACTCAGAGATATACATAACTCTAAGGTtagaccacagagtactttttacatacggAAATGGTCTACACGGTGTACACCACACCTCCTACACAATATTATGTGGTCAGTCTACAGTTTACACCATCACCATTACACACAAAATGTGgtaaaagtacgactgtagtagttacggaaccctccttggtgcgcgagcctgactcccacTAGACCGGTTTCTTTCGGATGTTgctttatttcataaattatattataaatagataaatagaaatatattaagtataaactaaaaggttcccacaggattaaaaaaaactgaactcAAGTAACTaactacgcggacgaagtcgtgggtccATCAACTagtttgttataaaataaagcCAAGGCGTGTAGGTGTTAAACCACTTTTACTCACTTTACCTGTGCTATAACACAAAATACTACATATCACGAAAACTCAAAAAGTTATGTAATTAACTGGATATGTTTGCCCTAGAAATTGTGTTTTTGAGATTTTGTCCTGTTACCTTGGTCCAATTATTGTCCTTTCGCAGCCTAGATCTGCATTATGAAATACTGCACTTTCAGTgagtaggtacaggtaggtaggtattttaaagtGATTCATTTTATATGTTTTCCTATAACGAGTAAGTAAAATATCTACCGTAGCAAGCAGGCCGCAACAGCaggctctttgattttcctggataaaaagtagtgatagcttacatcccggggaaagacatacgtaatgtccttccccgcgatgtaagctatctctgtaccaaatttcgtcaaaagctagcagacagatcgACCGGGGCGCCGAAGAGGCCGCCACTAGAATAGGACTGCCATgacggaaagcgcagcgttggaaaaccggACGGCTGCGGCATCAGGCGACTAGCGAGTCGCAGGACCGtacgtatggaagtccctacaagggacctatgtccagctgtggacgtctatcggttgataatgatgatgatatctatcTCACCTAGTTTCAGGTGGCAACGCCGGCTCGTTCTGTTTAAGGCATGCCAGCAGGAACCCGTGGACCCGGCGCGTCGTCCGCGGCTTTCTAATGTCGTAATCAATGTATTGCGACACGAGGGATCCAATTATGTCACCCGCGTTAATTACTCTacactttttagggtaccgCAGTAAAACAAGGAATAGAGTACAGCAGCACGATGAATTGCGTTGAAGCTGCGTCCGCTGCGGCATCCTAATTCCTACATAGACATCGCTGTAGCATGCCACACAGTGCGTTACGACGGCAACCGGCAgctccttcgggtacggaaccctaaaaacgatattCATTACAATAATCTGTGTGAGTAACCATATTACACGGTTCACTTCTGCCGTATAATTCGGATGAAGCAACTTGAACCATATACGCTTAATGAAAGTGAATCGTTCAATGTCATTGTGGCCTTTCATGCCTTTCATTTCGGCATCTCTCAATACAAGCGAagtgaatcatcatcatgatcaacccatctgagaatgagaaggggttcgACCATAgtcaccacgctagccaagtgcggattcagacttcaaacaccttgagaatattatgaagaactctcagtaGTGCGGTGTGCAAACCTGCAAAAGGGAATCAGTTTGtttgaaatacctactaaataaaggctgtaaccagaacgctggcaaaaatgaaggcaggtgatagtactgatgattactgatgattaccacaaaaaaacgcgaaaaaaatatataaaatcctataattttgtaaaagtttacgataatatattatattgcaaataaaacagctgactgacgctaaaggtccacgaacgttgcgtaagtcgaccactcagagtcaatgccgcgtcgtaggcggggcattgacccaagtttgcacgccatacattgcgtgtttgaaaaatactaaatcactaaaactacaaattgaGGCTAAAGGTTATATAGAATGGcgggcaaacgagcaggcgggttacctgatgttaagtgattaccgccgccgatgaacattt is a genomic window of Maniola hyperantus chromosome 12, iAphHyp1.2, whole genome shotgun sequence containing:
- the DCTN4-p62 gene encoding dynactin subunit 4: MAYLTQPDYVKYVCSCGQLKPITNLYFCRHCLKIRCGFCICHEVDSHYCANCLENMPSSEARLKKNRCSSCFDCPSCFHTLSTRATFAQPRPDPAAGDAKVENKQAKKMYYLSCFNCRWTSRDVGIPDQPVASGGWPERNNPFSARINQLLDYYKAIAQQEKQEKLDRERKKFAIRGKYITLTDKTGLTGAMARNIAGLPSSESSSSAIANFVPSVASAEVEELPEDYHLKEVNLKQVTTMAQRLASPEWQPTSVSRLHPVARPLSVKRSQRCRACDHNLTKPEYNPGSIKFKIELLAFYHVPEVKIISHESVKPGQTSALLLKLTNPTAHEMTLRILPPTEDTEIIPAIEEKEEPKSIEKSLEKSLNLEKDTSWSKVIERKPALPACSQICVPDVTLTLAQRDDAAEYDDDPQHDTSDIIMWRKSNKLALRLKVATDSTAEVGKPALVAFSLQYSYRNTVPPSAQSLQHRDHTLHTTVMLDLGVIRE